GAGTAACATCTTCAATATACTCTTTAATGCCTTTTATCAAAGCGCCGCCGCCTGTTAGCAAAATGCCGTTATCGACTAAATCGCCCGATAATTCCGGAGGGGTGATTTCCAAAGTCGCTATCAAGGTTGATTTGATGGACTCAAAGCAATCAAGCAATATTTCCCTTACTTCTTCGGGGGTAATTACATCCATGCGGGGCAACCCGGTAACAAGGTCGCGGCCCATAGCGTTATAAGTGATGACATTACCCTCGTCGTCGCGAGGATAGTCCCCGGTCAAAGACGCAAGAGTTATCTTGATCTTTTCAGCTGTTTGAGGCCCGATTTCAAGCTTGTACTTTTCTTTTACATAATGCATTATTTGCTTGTCGAAATACTCGCCAGCCACTTTGGTTGATTTTGACAATACGACATCGCCTAATGATATTATGCCGAAACTGCTAGTGCCTCCGCCAATATCAATAACCATATGGCCGGAAGCCGCATATATACTTATTCCCCCACCTATCGCCGCCGCTTTGATCTCTTCCTCAATACGAGTATCTTCCACACCCAACTCTT
This region of Clostridiales bacterium genomic DNA includes:
- a CDS encoding rod shape-determining protein, encoding MTENEKLHDGKINVGVDLGTANLRIYVEGRGTVFKEPSIIAIDKETKKVVSVGFEAAQLVGKVHEKVEVIKPLNGGVISDIDVIRDILMFTFDKIFTSGTSKINRLLICTPSEITETEKEAIVILGKELGVEDTRIEEEIKAAAIGGGISIYAASGHMVIDIGGGTSSFGIISLGDVVLSKSTKVAGEYFDKQIMHYVKEKYKLEIGPQTAEKIKITLASLTGDYPRDDEGNVITYNAMGRDLVTGLPRMDVITPEEVREILLDCFESIKSTLIATLEITPPELSGDLVDNGILLTGGGALIKGIKEYIEDVTHIQVKVATNPINAVIDGTKKLLKNEKQHYYGDY